CGTCGCGCATGGGGGAGCGGCGGGTGGAGTCGTGGGTGTGGAGGAGGCCGAGTTTTCCCTCAGTCTGACTGGCGCATGCGTGACGTACCTGCACGCTAAGTTCCGGGAAGAGGAGCTGCCCTTCTGAGTGAGCATAGCGGCGCCAGGGTGGGTCATCGGGTGCTGCTCTCAGGGGGAGGCGGTGGCAGCGTCGTACATCCGGGACTTGCGCTCCCGTGGCGATGCGGATCTGTCGGGTTGTGGGCAGCGCGAACGCTGGGGCAGGCGGCCGTATTGCGTCCAGCATCGTGGGGCCGACTGTCTATGCGCTCCGGCTGTGCTCGATAGACCTCAGTCGAAGCGCTGCACCTGAATCCCTCAGTTGCTTTCGCGGTGAGCTGTCTTCCCCTTGCCCCTCCCATACCTCTCCCCAAACCTCCGCGTCACCTCCCACAGGTCGGGCGTCAACCTCTCCCTGACCTCCCTCACCACCTCTGCCGCCACCGGCCCGTAGAACGCCTCGGCGATCCCTCCTGCGATGCAGGCCTGGGTGTCGGCATCGCCGCCCAGGGAGACGGCGTTGCGCACGGCGTCTTCCCACGAGGTCGAGTCCAGGAAGCAGAGGATGGCCTCGGGCACGCTGCCCTGGCAGGAGACGTCAAAGCGGTACTCCGGGCGGATCTGGTCCACGGTGCGCTGGAGGTCATAGCCAAAGGTGGTCTCGATGTCCTCGCGGATCTCGGCCTTGCTGGCGCCGTGGCGGGCGAGCCAGATGGCGAGAGCGGTGGCCTGGGCGCCTTTGATGCCCTCGGGATGGTCGTGGCTAAAGGCGGCGCTCGCGGCGGCCTCGGCCAGCAC
This genomic interval from Chloroflexi bacterium ADurb.Bin180 contains the following:
- a CDS encoding ADP-ribosylglycohydrolase, with the protein product MLAEAAASAAFSHDHPEGIKGAQATALAIWLARHGASKAEIREDIETTFGYDLQRTVDQIRPEYRFDVSCQGSVPEAILCFLDSTSWEDAVRNAVSLGGDADTQACIAGGIAEAFYGPVAAEVVREVRERLTPDLWEVTRRFGERYGRGKGKTAHRESN